One genomic region from Candidatus Bathyarchaeia archaeon encodes:
- the mgtA gene encoding magnesium-translocating P-type ATPase translates to MKSQHAKFSSVGEFSGWALPSAEEILTLPIEELLKILNTSLAGLSSEDAEERLKVFGYNELVKKRKRAAIIDFLFHFKSPLIIILLIAGLISGFFGEVVNTAIIFSIVTFSVVLDFYQESKAERAAEMLKQRVATTATVLRDGMKREVRLTEIVPGDIIFLSAGDIVNAKDLFVNQSTLTGESFPVEKTGLPLKSYEPSITEWSNYLFMGTSVVSGTATAVVVKTGSLTEYGKIAKRLVEREAETEFQRGIRSFGYMIMQVTFLLVIFVFFINALYMRSVLDSLLFAVALAVGLTPELLPMIISVNLSKGAMAMAKRGVIVKRLAAIQNFGSMDVLCTDKTGTLTENRIKLVLHVDLNGEECEKVLLYSYLNSYFQTGLKSPLDEAILNFRDIDVKDYRKIDEVPFDFVRKRLSVVVEYQNQRFMITKGAPEEVAKVCDYYEVREIIADITDDVRRKIEQQYVALSSEGYRVLGVSYKRVREDKPVYAAGDEKEMVFLGFVAFLDPPKETAKESLQLLKSAGVELKILTGDNELVTRKVCDYLGLEIKGIVTGSEIAQMHDDALARVVEEANVFCRVTPAQKDRIINALRNNGHVVGFLGDGINDAPSLKSADVGISVDNAVDVAKESADIILLQNDLTVLHDGVLEGRKTFGNTMKYIMMGVSSNFGNMFSVAGASLFLPFLPMLPIQILLNNLLYDFSQSAIPTDEVDQEYIEKPKRWDIHFIRLFMVCLGPVSSLFDFITFFVMLFAFNASEPLFQTAWFIESLTSQTLVIFVIRTKKSPFWRSRPSGLLLVSSTAIIAFALILPYTPLGTIFQFAKPPATFFVALAAILGSYLAMAEAVKRWFYKRYGYRLEQTLIPPRKIGIYLSKTAKLVQNMVAVICLRFESEISIDSLVEDLKDCLGYPLDVEQIFHNLNHMRRGGLISINWHERTVKREKAMKEYVTKHVMGELWPKIAGDWQRAGELLKVKYGRLNSEYLELLDRQLYSKA, encoded by the coding sequence GTGAAAAGCCAGCATGCAAAGTTTTCAAGCGTTGGCGAGTTTTCGGGCTGGGCTCTTCCGAGTGCTGAAGAGATTTTAACCCTGCCGATTGAGGAGCTTCTTAAAATTTTAAACACGTCTTTGGCTGGGCTTTCTTCCGAAGATGCGGAAGAGCGTCTCAAGGTATTTGGCTACAACGAGCTTGTTAAGAAAAGGAAGAGAGCAGCCATCATCGATTTTCTCTTTCATTTTAAAAGTCCGTTAATAATCATCCTTCTTATAGCTGGGTTAATTTCAGGCTTTTTTGGAGAGGTTGTGAACACAGCAATAATATTCTCCATAGTGACGTTCAGCGTGGTCTTAGACTTTTATCAAGAGTCTAAGGCTGAAAGGGCTGCTGAAATGCTGAAACAGAGAGTGGCGACGACAGCCACGGTTTTGAGAGATGGAATGAAACGGGAAGTTAGGCTTACTGAGATTGTTCCCGGTGACATAATATTTCTTTCAGCAGGCGACATTGTAAACGCCAAAGATTTGTTCGTGAATCAATCCACGTTGACCGGTGAGTCTTTTCCCGTTGAGAAGACTGGTTTGCCGTTGAAATCTTATGAGCCGTCGATAACGGAATGGAGTAACTATCTTTTTATGGGCACTTCTGTTGTGAGCGGGACAGCGACCGCTGTTGTTGTGAAGACTGGAAGTCTAACGGAGTATGGGAAGATTGCGAAGAGGCTTGTGGAAAGGGAGGCTGAGACGGAGTTCCAGAGGGGGATTCGGAGCTTTGGCTACATGATAATGCAAGTAACTTTTTTACTGGTCATATTTGTGTTTTTCATCAATGCTCTCTACATGCGCAGCGTTTTGGATTCGCTTCTTTTTGCTGTGGCTTTGGCTGTAGGCTTAACGCCGGAACTTTTGCCTATGATAATTTCAGTTAACCTTTCTAAGGGCGCCATGGCGATGGCTAAAAGAGGCGTTATTGTAAAGCGGTTAGCCGCCATACAAAATTTTGGAAGCATGGATGTCTTATGCACGGATAAAACCGGAACTTTGACGGAAAACAGGATAAAGCTTGTGCTTCATGTTGACCTCAATGGTGAAGAATGCGAGAAGGTTTTACTTTATTCCTACCTTAACAGCTACTTCCAAACAGGATTAAAAAGTCCCCTCGACGAGGCGATATTGAATTTTAGGGATATAGACGTTAAGGATTATCGGAAAATCGATGAAGTGCCATTTGACTTTGTACGCAAACGCCTTTCTGTTGTGGTGGAATATCAGAATCAGCGTTTTATGATCACAAAGGGTGCTCCCGAGGAAGTTGCAAAAGTTTGCGATTACTATGAGGTTAGAGAAATTATAGCCGACATAACCGATGATGTGCGCAGAAAAATAGAGCAGCAATATGTTGCACTTAGCAGTGAAGGTTATAGGGTTTTGGGCGTATCCTACAAACGTGTAAGAGAAGACAAACCCGTGTACGCTGCAGGCGACGAGAAGGAAATGGTGTTTTTGGGTTTTGTCGCTTTCTTGGACCCGCCTAAAGAGACAGCTAAAGAGTCGCTTCAGCTTCTAAAAAGTGCTGGTGTGGAATTGAAAATTCTTACAGGCGATAATGAACTGGTGACCAGAAAAGTTTGTGATTACTTAGGTTTAGAAATAAAGGGAATCGTGACGGGAAGCGAAATTGCACAAATGCACGATGATGCCCTTGCCAGAGTTGTTGAAGAAGCAAACGTTTTCTGTAGAGTTACACCAGCACAAAAAGACCGCATAATAAATGCTTTAAGGAACAACGGGCATGTTGTGGGGTTTTTAGGCGACGGGATAAATGATGCACCATCTCTTAAAAGCGCAGACGTAGGCATATCCGTGGACAATGCAGTTGACGTTGCAAAGGAATCTGCAGACATAATTCTTTTACAGAACGATTTAACAGTGCTTCATGATGGAGTCTTGGAAGGCAGGAAAACCTTCGGCAACACCATGAAGTATATCATGATGGGGGTGAGCTCAAACTTTGGAAACATGTTCAGCGTTGCCGGTGCATCCTTATTCCTGCCTTTCTTGCCAATGCTGCCCATACAAATACTTCTTAACAACCTCCTCTATGATTTTTCGCAGTCAGCGATACCCACGGACGAAGTTGACCAAGAATACATCGAGAAGCCAAAAAGGTGGGATATACACTTCATCAGGCTATTCATGGTGTGTCTTGGACCCGTCAGCTCCCTCTTCGACTTCATAACATTCTTTGTGATGCTTTTCGCCTTTAACGCCTCTGAGCCGCTGTTCCAAACAGCATGGTTTATAGAATCCCTAACCTCGCAAACCCTTGTAATTTTTGTCATCAGAACAAAGAAGTCGCCGTTCTGGAGAAGCAGACCAAGCGGGCTCTTACTTGTGAGCAGCACGGCAATAATCGCGTTTGCGTTGATACTACCATACACACCGTTAGGAACGATTTTCCAGTTTGCGAAACCTCCAGCAACTTTCTTCGTAGCCTTAGCCGCAATTCTAGGCTCATATTTGGCCATGGCTGAGGCTGTCAAGAGATGGTTTTATAAGAGGTATGGCTACAGGCTAGAGCAGACCCTTATACCGCCAAGAAAAATTGGCATTTACTTGAGCAAAACCGCCAAGCTGGTGCAGAACATGGTTGCTGTAATATGCTTACGCTTTGAAAGCGAAATTTCAATAGACTCTCTAGTTGAAGATTTAAAAGATTGCCTAGGCTACCCGTTGGATGTAGAGCAGATTTTCCACAACCTAAATCACATGCGCCGCGGTGGATTAATCAGCATAAATTGGCACGAGAGAACTGTAAAGCGGGAAAAAGCCATGAAAGAATATGTGACAAAACATGTGATGGGTGAGTTGTGGCCAAAAATAGCTGGTGACTGGCAGAGAGCCGGTGAACTTTTAAAAGTCAAGTATGGAAGGCTTAACAGCGAATACCTCGAGCTTTTGGATAGGCAACTTTACTCTAAGGCTTAA
- the cysS gene encoding cysteine--tRNA ligase, translated as MDMESKCGEIFFFNTLTRRKEKFVPLEEGKVRIYTCGPTVYDYAHIGNFRTFVFQDLLRRWLEYKGFKVIQVMNITDVDDKTIRGARRQNIPLKEYTDYYMKAFFEDIEALNLEKAEYYPRATEHIPEMVDLIKRLMEKGYAYRGEDGSIYYDISKFKDYGKLSKLKIEELKPGARVKVDEYGKEEARDFALWKAWDEEDGDVFWETEIGKGRPGWHIECSTMAMKYLGETIDIHSGGVDLIFPHHENEIAQSEAATGKTFARYWLHSEHLLVEGRRMAKRYGNFYTLRDLMARGYDPKAIRYLLMSTHYRQQLNFTFEGLEAAKGAVDRLTTFVRRLLEAEGVGCGEEIKRLMIDVQERFESAMGDDLNISVALAALFDFVRDVNKLMDENKLSRQEAEEVYNLMMKFDKVLGLIGEVKAGEKLPPEAEELIRRREEARKARDWATADKIREQLRAMGIILEDTPQGVKWRIEKR; from the coding sequence CTGGATATGGAATCTAAGTGTGGAGAAATTTTCTTCTTCAACACTTTGACGCGGAGGAAGGAGAAGTTTGTCCCGTTAGAAGAAGGCAAAGTTCGGATTTACACTTGTGGTCCCACGGTTTATGATTATGCCCACATCGGAAACTTTAGGACCTTCGTTTTTCAAGACTTGTTGAGGAGATGGCTGGAGTACAAGGGTTTTAAGGTAATACAGGTCATGAATATTACCGATGTTGATGATAAAACAATTAGGGGGGCCAGAAGGCAAAACATTCCTTTGAAGGAATACACAGACTATTATATGAAGGCGTTTTTTGAGGATATAGAGGCGTTAAACCTTGAAAAGGCTGAATATTATCCTAGGGCTACAGAGCATATTCCAGAAATGGTTGATTTGATTAAAAGGCTTATGGAGAAGGGTTACGCCTACAGAGGCGAAGATGGCTCCATCTACTATGATATTTCAAAGTTTAAGGATTATGGGAAACTTTCAAAGTTAAAAATTGAAGAGTTGAAGCCCGGGGCTAGGGTGAAAGTCGACGAATATGGAAAGGAAGAAGCCCGTGATTTCGCTCTCTGGAAGGCTTGGGACGAAGAGGATGGTGACGTCTTTTGGGAGACGGAGATTGGCAAGGGAAGACCTGGATGGCACATTGAATGCTCAACCATGGCAATGAAATATTTGGGTGAGACCATAGACATTCACAGCGGAGGCGTCGACCTAATTTTCCCGCATCATGAGAATGAGATTGCCCAAAGCGAGGCTGCCACCGGCAAGACCTTTGCCCGTTACTGGCTTCATTCTGAGCATTTGCTTGTTGAAGGCAGACGCATGGCAAAAAGATATGGCAACTTTTACACGTTAAGGGATTTGATGGCAAGGGGCTATGACCCGAAGGCTATACGCTATTTGCTTATGTCAACCCACTACAGGCAACAGTTGAATTTCACCTTTGAGGGGCTTGAGGCTGCTAAAGGCGCTGTTGACAGATTAACAACATTCGTTAGGAGACTGTTGGAAGCGGAGGGAGTGGGCTGTGGTGAAGAAATAAAACGTTTAATGATTGATGTGCAGGAACGTTTTGAAAGCGCTATGGGCGATGACCTAAACATAAGTGTGGCTTTAGCCGCCCTCTTCGACTTCGTTAGAGACGTAAATAAGCTTATGGATGAGAACAAACTGAGCAGACAAGAAGCTGAAGAAGTCTATAATCTGATGATGAAGTTTGACAAAGTTTTGGGGTTGATAGGCGAAGTCAAAGCCGGAGAGAAGCTGCCTCCAGAGGCTGAGGAGCTTATTAGAAGACGGGAGGAAGCCAGAAAAGCCAGGGACTGGGCGACTGCTGACAAAATTAGAGAGCAGCTTAGGGCTATGGGCATAATATTGGAGGATACACCTCAAGGGGTTAAGTGGCGAATAGAAAAACGTTAG
- a CDS encoding KaiC domain-containing protein: MSDRVDVGIPGMNEILYGGIPRRNIVLLSGGPGTGKSIFGQQFLYAGFRLDEPGVLVTLEEHPVQVRISMDRFGWEPRKYEQNGKFAIVDAFTSGVGESAKRERYVVKDSDDVPSFLDVIRQAITDLNAQRVVIDSVSTLYMSKPMLARSTLMLIKKVLAGLGCTGFLISQVSVTDRGFGGPGVEHAADGIIRLDLDEFQGELKRSIIVWKMRGTGHSMRRHPFDITSRGIIVYPDKTVRVTPRGFIEGGEGESL; this comes from the coding sequence ATGAGCGACCGTGTTGATGTGGGCATTCCGGGAATGAATGAAATATTGTACGGTGGAATACCGAGAAGGAACATTGTCCTACTGTCCGGTGGACCTGGCACTGGCAAATCTATTTTTGGTCAACAGTTTCTCTACGCCGGCTTTAGATTAGATGAACCCGGCGTTCTTGTGACTTTGGAGGAGCATCCTGTTCAAGTTAGGATTAGCATGGACCGTTTTGGTTGGGAGCCTAGGAAATATGAGCAGAATGGAAAGTTTGCAATAGTGGATGCTTTCACCTCTGGGGTTGGTGAGTCGGCGAAGAGAGAACGCTACGTTGTCAAGGATTCCGATGACGTCCCAAGCTTTTTGGATGTTATTCGCCAAGCCATTACAGATTTAAATGCACAGAGGGTTGTCATAGACTCTGTTTCAACACTTTACATGTCAAAGCCAATGTTGGCGCGCTCAACATTAATGCTCATAAAAAAGGTTCTCGCCGGTTTAGGGTGCACGGGCTTTCTTATTTCACAGGTAAGTGTTACAGACCGTGGATTCGGCGGACCAGGTGTTGAGCATGCCGCTGACGGAATTATTAGGCTTGATTTGGATGAGTTTCAAGGGGAGCTCAAACGTTCAATAATTGTTTGGAAGATGCGTGGAACTGGGCACTCCATGAGGAGGCACCCCTTTGATATAACAAGCAGAGGAATAATAGTTTATCCAGACAAGACTGTGAGGGTTACGCCAAGAGGATTTATCGAGGGAGGCGAAGGTGAAAGCCTATGA
- a CDS encoding transcriptional regulator, with protein sequence MSEIEVPLKPLGREDIQKLEAVLLLGTVSRKDVIEKMRSADPKDRITWIDSLAVAAGALAREKAGLTIARIADELGRGEQTVRAHLTGKTEAGKLVRETYEMLLKGEKVLTFIVKEAEAQPSKEEIEKLKAEIEKERLAKAELQERFNKVQSKIEGAIKALEEALNQLKAQ encoded by the coding sequence ATGAGTGAGATAGAAGTTCCTCTAAAACCATTAGGAAGAGAGGATATCCAAAAGCTTGAGGCAGTCCTTCTCCTAGGAACAGTTTCAAGAAAAGATGTTATCGAAAAAATGCGGAGCGCAGATCCAAAGGACAGAATAACATGGATAGACTCTCTGGCAGTTGCTGCTGGCGCCCTCGCAAGGGAAAAGGCCGGATTGACCATTGCAAGGATAGCCGACGAGCTTGGCAGAGGCGAACAAACTGTAAGGGCCCATCTAACAGGAAAGACTGAGGCGGGGAAACTTGTAAGAGAAACCTATGAAATGCTCCTAAAAGGCGAAAAAGTCCTAACATTCATAGTTAAAGAGGCTGAAGCTCAGCCATCAAAAGAAGAAATTGAAAAACTAAAAGCTGAAATCGAAAAGGAAAGGCTGGCAAAAGCCGAACTCCAAGAAAGATTTAACAAAGTGCAAAGCAAAATTGAAGGGGCTATAAAAGCTTTAGAAGAGGCGCTAAATCAACTAAAAGCACAATAG
- a CDS encoding radical SAM protein gives MADIILTADRTLMSDYHHNEFIGFGTCAPPNVIPDWLYSFLFFPPIKTRNGIPMAAPYGLRKIEAQLLSEGFDVLTVDPDHIGKYLNEAKVLGIHVMDPFGLGPASSTFASILKKEPFLAQHFRNLMTNPEIKKAKKRGLKIVVGGPGVWQFRYREKFVKDYGIDCIIEGEAERIIGKIMRAAINGEELPQYYEVSVQETPSLEEIPNIVNPSVNGLVEIGRGCCRGCKFCSVTLRPLRWYPVEKILKEIDVNIQSNYAYNACLHAEDVMLYGSKTTIPNDEKLIELHEAVIKKSDGGFSWSHCSLATVSAKTKLFEKVAQIILQKQSWWGTEVGIETGSPELAKKMMPAKAHPFKPEEWPDVVRQGMGLMHDNKLVPACTLIVGVPQETEEDLIKTIELVEDLKHVRSLIVPLFFVPLGRLKNEEWFKETKMTKLHEELLIKCLKHDFYWIDDLIGLSFAGKWYAKAMRTLYRIFVKIIERKAKEKGIY, from the coding sequence ATGGCCGACATAATTCTAACGGCTGACCGCACATTAATGAGCGACTACCATCACAACGAGTTTATAGGCTTTGGAACATGCGCCCCTCCAAACGTTATTCCAGACTGGCTTTACAGCTTCCTATTCTTCCCACCCATAAAAACCAGAAACGGTATTCCCATGGCGGCGCCATATGGGTTAAGGAAGATTGAGGCCCAACTCTTAAGCGAAGGATTCGATGTTTTAACAGTCGACCCAGACCATATTGGAAAATATCTAAACGAGGCTAAGGTTTTAGGCATACACGTCATGGACCCTTTTGGGCTTGGCCCAGCATCAAGTACTTTCGCGTCCATTTTGAAAAAGGAGCCTTTCCTCGCCCAACACTTCCGCAACTTGATGACCAATCCTGAAATTAAAAAGGCGAAAAAACGTGGATTAAAAATTGTTGTAGGTGGTCCAGGCGTCTGGCAATTTCGCTACAGAGAAAAATTCGTTAAGGATTATGGGATTGACTGCATAATTGAGGGGGAAGCCGAAAGAATTATTGGAAAAATTATGAGGGCAGCCATAAACGGCGAGGAACTCCCCCAATATTATGAGGTTAGCGTTCAAGAAACCCCAAGCCTAGAGGAGATTCCAAACATTGTAAATCCATCCGTCAACGGCTTGGTTGAGATTGGACGGGGCTGCTGTAGAGGCTGCAAGTTCTGCAGCGTCACTTTAAGACCTTTAAGGTGGTATCCAGTTGAGAAGATACTTAAAGAAATAGACGTCAACATTCAATCCAACTACGCTTATAACGCATGCCTCCACGCGGAAGACGTCATGCTTTACGGTTCAAAAACAACAATCCCAAACGATGAAAAGCTCATAGAACTCCACGAGGCTGTAATAAAGAAGAGCGATGGCGGCTTCAGCTGGAGCCACTGTTCACTGGCAACGGTCTCCGCAAAAACAAAACTTTTCGAAAAAGTAGCACAAATAATACTGCAGAAACAGTCATGGTGGGGCACTGAAGTAGGGATAGAAACGGGCTCGCCAGAACTTGCAAAGAAAATGATGCCTGCGAAGGCGCATCCCTTCAAGCCTGAAGAATGGCCGGATGTTGTGCGCCAAGGAATGGGCCTAATGCATGATAATAAGCTTGTTCCAGCATGCACACTAATTGTAGGCGTGCCACAAGAAACAGAAGAGGACCTCATAAAAACTATAGAGCTTGTCGAAGACCTAAAACATGTAAGAAGCCTCATAGTACCCCTCTTCTTCGTTCCACTGGGCAGGCTTAAAAATGAAGAGTGGTTTAAGGAGACAAAAATGACAAAACTCCACGAAGAACTCCTAATAAAATGCCTAAAACATGACTTCTACTGGATAGACGATTTGATAGGCTTATCTTTCGCAGGAAAATGGTATGCGAAAGCCATGCGCACCCTCTACAGAATTTTCGTAAAAATCATCGAGCGAAAAGCAAAAGAAAAGGGAATCTATTAG
- a CDS encoding PadR family transcriptional regulator, whose product MKISNIFLRGLEKPIILWLLAHKPRHGYELILEFKRLTGRKLKPSIVYPFLHKLERGGFVSAVWVVRGKKKIRHYSLTKNGEDLLRKIKDVFSKPVKQVLMDLIEKNEMTSAD is encoded by the coding sequence GTGAAAATAAGCAATATTTTCCTCAGAGGTTTGGAGAAGCCAATAATATTATGGCTTCTGGCACACAAACCAAGACATGGATACGAGCTAATATTGGAGTTTAAGAGGCTGACGGGAAGAAAGCTAAAGCCAAGCATAGTTTACCCATTCCTCCACAAGCTTGAAAGGGGCGGATTTGTAAGCGCAGTTTGGGTTGTAAGGGGAAAGAAGAAAATAAGGCATTACTCCCTAACCAAGAACGGAGAAGACCTCCTCCGCAAAATTAAAGACGTTTTCAGTAAACCCGTCAAACAAGTTCTCATGGATTTAATTGAAAAGAATGAAATGACCAGTGCTGATTAA
- a CDS encoding PadR family transcriptional regulator, whose amino-acid sequence MTDLENELIKSAVRGFSRVIILWLLSQKPLSGYSVIKELKKLTGWSFHSGVVYPLLYELEENKLIAGKWVKKGRRRIKYYSTTKNGLMILDRVREVLRMPVKEVLKDFISQA is encoded by the coding sequence ATGACTGATTTGGAGAACGAGCTAATTAAATCGGCTGTTCGAGGCTTCAGCAGGGTCATAATTTTATGGCTTTTAAGCCAGAAGCCATTATCTGGCTACAGCGTTATAAAGGAGTTGAAGAAGTTAACGGGCTGGAGTTTTCATTCCGGAGTTGTTTACCCGCTTTTATACGAGCTTGAAGAGAATAAGCTTATAGCTGGAAAATGGGTTAAGAAGGGAAGGAGACGCATAAAATATTATTCTACAACAAAGAACGGTTTAATGATTTTAGATCGTGTCAGGGAAGTTCTCAGGATGCCTGTGAAAGAAGTTTTAAAAGATTTCATTTCTCAAGCTTAG
- a CDS encoding 2-oxoacid:acceptor oxidoreductase family protein — translation MLEVRWHGRGGQGAWTASELLARAAVYEGKYIQSFPEFGPERMGAPVAAFTRISTEPIRLHCAVYNPDVVVVLDPTLIKTVPVTEGLGEDGKLIINFRDEPAEARKMLKDDKGKVWTVPATEIAIKFLGLPITSTAMLGAVARVTGVVSLQSIERTIRERFRSDIAEKNFAVIKEAYEEVRSE, via the coding sequence CTGTTGGAAGTGAGATGGCATGGTAGAGGTGGGCAAGGGGCTTGGACAGCCAGTGAGTTACTTGCGAGAGCAGCCGTTTATGAGGGTAAATACATTCAATCTTTTCCAGAGTTCGGTCCTGAGAGGATGGGTGCCCCTGTTGCAGCCTTCACAAGGATAAGTACAGAGCCTATTAGGTTACATTGTGCCGTTTACAACCCGGACGTTGTGGTTGTTTTGGACCCCACGCTGATTAAGACGGTACCTGTCACTGAGGGATTAGGCGAGGATGGAAAATTAATAATCAATTTTAGGGATGAACCGGCAGAGGCTAGGAAAATGCTTAAAGACGATAAGGGGAAGGTTTGGACTGTTCCAGCAACGGAGATTGCCATAAAATTTTTGGGCTTGCCAATAACAAGCACTGCCATGCTTGGGGCTGTTGCCCGTGTAACCGGCGTTGTCAGTTTACAAAGCATTGAAAGAACCATTCGGGAGCGTTTCAGAAGCGACATCGCCGAGAAAAACTTCGCAGTTATTAAGGAAGCCTATGAGGAGGTTCGTTCAGAATGA
- a CDS encoding 4Fe-4S binding protein produces the protein MTSQEKGWKEISIAAICWKPNTEFPTGDWKTYKPVRDLEKCTKCLLCAIFCPDGAIHWKAEKEDIEFDYNFCKGCGICANECPTKAIEMKLE, from the coding sequence ATGACGTCCCAAGAGAAGGGTTGGAAGGAAATTTCCATAGCCGCCATATGCTGGAAGCCCAACACGGAGTTCCCAACAGGAGACTGGAAAACCTACAAGCCTGTTCGAGACTTGGAGAAGTGCACAAAATGTTTGTTGTGTGCCATATTCTGTCCAGACGGGGCAATCCACTGGAAGGCTGAAAAGGAGGACATAGAATTTGACTACAACTTCTGTAAGGGCTGTGGGATATGCGCCAACGAGTGCCCAACGAAAGCCATAGAAATGAAGCTTGAGTGA
- a CDS encoding transketolase C-terminal domain-containing protein, producing MKSIVEQKTLALNGDEAVAYAVKQSDVDVVAAYPITPQTIIVERFSEYVANGEVETAFVCTESEHSALTACLAASLTGARTFTASASAGLALMHEMLFVTSGCRAPVVMAIANRALSAPINIHGDQSDTMAQRDSGWIQIYAENAQEVYDSVIQAFRIAEHPDVLLPAMVCLDGFQLSHSVENVNVLPDEVVKKFVGVRKFPLVLTHEGRMAPLKLDPENPMTMGPLAFPNYYFEFKRQQEEAMKNALRVIREVHDEYAKISGRSYGDGLLDPYFLEDAEIAIVCLGSTAGTVKTVADDLRTEGIKAGLLRIRTFRPLPVDGIKRALKHVRAVAVMDKSMSFGGFGGAVFHEVRHALYDLDEKPLAVNYIYGLGGRDTSPMQIRMIYKDLQEILAKNRVETPVKYVGLRE from the coding sequence ATGAAAAGCATTGTTGAGCAGAAGACTTTAGCCCTAAACGGGGATGAGGCTGTTGCCTACGCTGTTAAGCAGTCGGACGTGGATGTTGTTGCAGCTTACCCCATTACGCCTCAAACCATAATTGTTGAAAGGTTCAGTGAGTACGTGGCCAACGGTGAGGTGGAAACAGCCTTTGTCTGCACAGAGTCAGAGCACAGCGCCCTAACAGCTTGCCTTGCAGCCTCGCTCACTGGAGCAAGAACTTTCACCGCTTCGGCTTCTGCTGGTTTGGCACTTATGCATGAGATGCTCTTTGTGACTTCTGGCTGCCGTGCACCTGTGGTTATGGCAATAGCCAACAGAGCCCTCTCAGCGCCGATAAACATTCACGGAGACCAGTCCGACACGATGGCGCAGAGGGACAGCGGGTGGATACAAATTTACGCTGAAAACGCCCAAGAAGTTTACGACTCTGTTATTCAGGCTTTCCGCATAGCTGAGCATCCAGACGTGCTTTTGCCAGCCATGGTCTGCCTTGACGGATTCCAGCTAAGCCACTCTGTGGAAAATGTTAATGTCCTTCCAGACGAAGTTGTCAAAAAGTTTGTTGGTGTACGCAAATTTCCACTTGTGCTAACCCATGAGGGAAGGATGGCTCCACTAAAATTGGACCCTGAAAACCCCATGACTATGGGACCCCTGGCTTTTCCAAACTACTATTTCGAGTTTAAAAGGCAGCAGGAAGAAGCCATGAAAAACGCGCTCAGGGTCATCCGCGAAGTACACGACGAATACGCAAAAATCAGCGGGAGAAGCTACGGCGACGGATTGCTCGACCCATATTTTCTAGAGGATGCTGAAATAGCAATAGTCTGCCTAGGCTCAACAGCTGGAACAGTGAAAACAGTCGCAGACGATTTAAGGACGGAAGGCATCAAAGCCGGACTACTGCGAATACGAACCTTTAGACCGCTGCCAGTTGACGGCATAAAAAGGGCTCTTAAACATGTAAGGGCAGTAGCTGTCATGGACAAGAGCATGAGCTTTGGAGGCTTTGGTGGTGCTGTTTTCCACGAGGTTCGCCATGCACTCTACGACTTAGACGAGAAGCCACTCGCTGTCAACTACATTTATGGACTTGGCGGAAGGGACACAAGCCCCATGCAAATCCGCATGATATACAAAGACCTCCAAGAGATTCTTGCGAAAAACCGCGTTGAAACTCCAGTAAAGTATGTTGGATTAAGGGAGTAG